A genomic stretch from Drosophila biarmipes strain raj3 unplaced genomic scaffold, RU_DBia_V1.1 ptg000005l, whole genome shotgun sequence includes:
- the LOC127011715 gene encoding uncharacterized protein LOC127011715 isoform X4, giving the protein MVFSDSPCRKTRQMPADVLEAFQDVEKPRATVQQNRMQGTSSSNAATSEQRVKCFNCPSLGHLAKDCRKPVRAVGACYASGEVRHVAGECSLYKKREHSNEYSAS; this is encoded by the exons atggtcttctccgacagtccttgtcgtaaaaccaggcaaa tgcctgctgatgtgttggaagcctttcaagatgtagagaaacccagagctacggtacaacaaaataggatgcaAGGAACGTCTTCATCAAACGCTGCGACCTCGGAACAGAGGGTCAAATGCTTTAACTGCCCTAGTCTTGGTCATCTGGCTAAGGACTGCCGTAAGCCAGTACGAGCTGTAGGAGCTTGCTATGCTTCTGGAGAAGTTCGACACGTGGCTGGAGAGTGTTCATTGTACAAGAAGAGAGAACATAGCAACGAATAT AGTGCCTCATAG
- the LOC127011714 gene encoding uncharacterized protein LOC127011714: MPADVLEAFQDVEKLRAPVQQNRMQGTSSSKAATSEQRVKCFNCPSLGHLAKDCRKPVWADGACYACGEVRHVAGKCSLYKKREHSNEYVRHFKVHRFGKSRFISKEVRSSLSVIIEENKLNNTFFGLNES; this comes from the exons a tgcctgctgatgtgttggaaGCCTTTCAAGATGTGGAGAAACTCAGAGCtccggtacaacaaaataggatgcaAGGAACGTCTTCATCAAAGGCTGCGACCTCGGAACAGAGGGTCAAATGCTTTAACTGCCCTAGTCTTGGTCATCTGGCTAAGGACTGCCGCAAGCCAGTATGGGCTGATGGAGCTTGCTATGCCTGTGGAGAAGTTCGACACGTGGCTGGAAAGTGTTCATTGTACAAGAAGAGAGAACATAGCAACGAATatgtaagacattttaaagtccatAGATTCGGGAAGTCCCGTTTCATTTCTAAAGAAGTCCGTAGTTCCCTTAGCGTAATCATTGAAGAGAACAAGTtaaataatacctttttcggaTTAAACGAAAGTTAA
- the LOC127011715 gene encoding uncharacterized protein LOC127011715 isoform X2 produces the protein MSVHELVQYLIDGIQNVQLKNQAKLMCFAVPADVLEAFQDVEKPRATVQQNRMQGTSSSNAATSEQRVKCFNCPSLGHLAKDCRKPVRAVGACYASGEVRHVAGECSLYKKREHSNEYSAS, from the coding sequence atgagtgttcacgaactagtgcagtacttgatagatggcatacaaaatgtacaacttaaaaatcaagcgaaactaatgtgttttgcagtgcctgctgatgtgttggaagcctttcaagatgtagagaaacccagagctacggtacaacaaaataggatgcaAGGAACGTCTTCATCAAACGCTGCGACCTCGGAACAGAGGGTCAAATGCTTTAACTGCCCTAGTCTTGGTCATCTGGCTAAGGACTGCCGTAAGCCAGTACGAGCTGTAGGAGCTTGCTATGCTTCTGGAGAAGTTCGACACGTGGCTGGAGAGTGTTCATTGTACAAGAAGAGAGAACATAGCAACGAATAT
- the LOC127011715 gene encoding uncharacterized protein LOC127011715 isoform X6: MPADVLEAFQDVEKPRATVQQNRMQGTSSSNAATSEQRVKCFNCPSLGHLAKDCRKPVRAVGACYASGEVRHVAGECSLYKKREHSNEYSAS; encoded by the exons tgcctgctgatgtgttggaagcctttcaagatgtagagaaacccagagctacggtacaacaaaataggatgcaAGGAACGTCTTCATCAAACGCTGCGACCTCGGAACAGAGGGTCAAATGCTTTAACTGCCCTAGTCTTGGTCATCTGGCTAAGGACTGCCGTAAGCCAGTACGAGCTGTAGGAGCTTGCTATGCTTCTGGAGAAGTTCGACACGTGGCTGGAGAGTGTTCATTGTACAAGAAGAGAGAACATAGCAACGAATAT AGTGCCTCATAG
- the LOC127011715 gene encoding uncharacterized protein LOC127011715 isoform X3 yields the protein MSVHELVQYLIDGIQNVQLKNQAKLMCFAVPADVLEAFQDVEKPRATVQQNRMQGTSSSNAATSEQRVKCFNCPSLGHLAKDCRKPVRAVGACYASGEVRHVAGECSLYKKREHSNEYSAS from the exons atgagtgttcacgaactagtgcagtacttgatagatggcatacaaaatgtacaacttaaaaatcaagcgaaactaatgtgttttgcagtgcctgctgatgtgttggaagcctttcaagatgtagagaaacccagagctacggtacaacaaaataggatgcaAGGAACGTCTTCATCAAACGCTGCGACCTCGGAACAGAGGGTCAAATGCTTTAACTGCCCTAGTCTTGGTCATCTGGCTAAGGACTGCCGTAAGCCAGTACGAGCTGTAGGAGCTTGCTATGCTTCTGGAGAAGTTCGACACGTGGCTGGAGAGTGTTCATTGTACAAGAAGAGAGAACATAGCAACGAATAT AGTGCCTCATAG